The genomic region CTTTTGAGTTAACACAAACCACCATCACTTCTCACGTCCATCCACAGTAACCCTCTGAGGAACAAAGCGGCACTTCCCCAGGTAGTGCACTGCTGGTACGGGAGAGCCAGTACGTGCTGCAACCAGGGCTGGGTGGAGGAAACCCCCCCATGCCGCTGCAGCTGACAGCCTGCGAGAGCGGGGCTTGCGCAACAAGGAGGAAGGCTTTCTCTTAGTTTATCTCCTTTGCATCTGTTTAATCCAGCAgttgctggagaaaaagaaatcgATGTAAAATATCACCCATGATATAATTTATTCTCCTGTCCTTCAATCAATATTTTACAGCATTGCAGCTTGGGCTATTTTTAATGGGCTTTTCTAACCAGGATCGCAACTTAACCAAGCAACAACACCCCAAAACGTGTCTTTCAGCCCTGCGGACAACGCCTGTCTTATCAGCACACACGCACGGGTGCACGCCCAGGGCTGCCTGCGAGTTTGCTGGTGCCTGCAAGAGTAGCGTGAGAAGCTGTGACCACAGAGACCCTTCTCCACAGGGCCCAGGTGATGCTTGCTCCAGCCTGGGGTGGTTTGTGGAGGCTGGTTGCAGAGCTGGAGGATGTTTTGCAGTGGAGAGTTGGCTACAGGGTGTGAATAAATAAAGGGAACTGCCtgaaggggggaggggaaacAGCGCTGGGGGAAACTGTCCGTACCCCTTCAGCCAAGAGGCGTTTGGTGTTGTGTCCACTCAGCTCTCGCCAGCATCAACTGAAGGTTTCTGCTGAAGATGTGTCCCTTGAGGATGCCCAGCACGGCCCCAGGCTCCATCACGGGACACAGCCCCACACCCTTCAGGTACCCTTAGGGCATCTGTAGCAGAAACAGGAGCTCTCCCAGCACTCCGTGGTCCTACATCCACCAAGCTTCCATCTCACCCACCTCGGAGAGGTTATTGCCTGTAATCCTGACAACCCACTCACGTTCACTGTTCCCgagccctccctccctcctcctcctcagccatCAGTAAGGGGTAGACACCCCACACCGGCTTTTCAccattttcagcagcttttgcttGAGCGTGAGGAAGACAACAGCGAAGGCCACCAGGAGCGTCAAGCAGGTGGGCAGAGCCAGCACGAGGTAGAGGAGCGCCAGGTCGGCCGTTTGCCAGCGGCAGCTCCACAGGACGGGCTCTGGCAGCGCCCTGGGGCTCAGCGTGCGGGAGGCATAGCTGCAGGTCATCTCCTGCCCGTCGGGGATGTGCAACCCCTTGACTCGCTGCAGGGAGTCCCACCAGCCCAACGTGCAGCAGTTGTAGGGGTTTTGGCTGAGGTAGACCTCCTGCAGGCTCTTCCCCAGCGGCATCTGCGCGACATCCGGTGGCAGAGCCGGGAGGCAGTTGTCCCGCAGGTCCAGGCTGAGCAGTTTCAGGATGCCCAGCGAGGAGGGGAAGACGCTCAAGGAATTCCCCGAAAGGTCCAAGCGCACAAGGCTGTTAAAGGCAGAGAAGTCCATGGCAGTGGAGGAGAGGCTGGTGTTCCTCAGAGACAACACCTGCAGCGTCAGAGCAAGGTCCTGCAGCCACCCCAGGTCCCCGGACAGTGCCTGATGGTTGTCAGAGAGGTCCAAATGCATCAGCGACGTCCCCTGGAAGGGGTGGCCACCCAGTCCCCGCAGACCACAGCCGGCCAAGGAGAGATGAGTCAAGGTCTTGACACCCCTGATGTCCACGCAGGGGGGAGTTTCCGCCTCACCTGCAACAgctggctggggacagaggtTGACCCGGTTGCGGCTGAGGTCCACGGTAGTGATCTTCCTGGTGTAGGCAAAAACCCCAGGAGGAAGCACCTGGAGCCTGTTGGTGCTGAGGTTGAAGAGCTGGAGGTTGGGCAGGATGTTCCCAGCCCCCAcctctgcccccagctccaCCAGCTGGTTCTGGCTGAGGTCCAGCTCTGTCAGCATGGCTAAGGGGTCCCCCTCCAACAGCTGAAATGTCTCCAGGCAGTTCTGGTTGAGCTTCAGGTGGGTCAGGGAGGGCATCTGGGCCAGGAAGCCCTCTGGCAGGTACCAGACCTGGTTCTGGCTCATGTCCAGGAggtgcagggaggagaggtTGCTGTGGCAGATCTCATCCCAGAGGCTGACTGTCGTGATGTTGGTGGAGTTGCCATCAATGAGCAGGAACTGCACCGTGACATCCACCAGGGATGTGCCATTGGGGAGGCGCTGGTAGAAGCTCATCTCGTTGTCCTTCAACAACAAGGAGTGCAGCTTGCTCTGCCGGGGCAACAcggggaagaagaggagacgATTGTGGGACAGGTCCAGCACCTCCAGCTCAAAGAGGTCATCACTTTCCAGGGCCAGAAACCACTCAATGACGTTGTTACTGACGTTGAGCTCCCTGAGCTGGGTCAGGCTGAACTCCACTACGCACGGGAGGTAGTTGTAAGCTATGTTGAGCCTCTGCAGCCTCTGCAGCCCTTCAAAAGCTTGGTCAATCTCAAAGATGTAGTTCTTCTCCAGGTTCAGCTCCAACAGCTGTGTCAGGTTCGTGAAGACGGACGAGTCCAGCCTCATGATGATGTTCCTGGCCACGGACAAGGACTCCAAGGAAGACAGATTCCAGACCAAAACCGATACCATGTCCTCAGTGAGGCGGTTTCCAGCTAGATCCAGCGTCCTCAaggctggcagagcagaaagagcagctgctgtcagCGAATAGTTGGTGAAGAGGAGGTTGTCTGCCAAGGAGAGTGCATGGAGGCCTTGGCTGCTGAGGAAGACACCAGGCTTGATGAGCTCCAGCCGATTCTTGGTCAAGCTGAGACGCCGTAGCTGCTGGTATGAGAGCAGAGAGGCATTGCCCAGGACCTGGATAGTGTTGTCATCAAGCAACAGCTCCTCAGTATCACCTCGAAGATTTCCTGGGACAGAGCTCAGCCATCTCCCAGTGCAGTCTGCAGTGCTCTGCACCTAAAGCAAGAAGTAGATATGTAATGCTGCTCTGAgaggcaggaggtggggggagaTGAGGAGGGAGAAGTTTGGGAAGCAGAGTGAGGATGGAGGAGGTGGCTCTATGATTAGAGCCTCAGCAACCCAGTCCACTCCTAGCTAAACCAGTAGCTGGGAGGGTGAAAGTCTGGAGATGCTGAGACACCTGGGCTTTGCAGGGCAGGACCAAGCACTCAGAAGGGTGAGGATTTGCAAGAGAGGACTTACGAGCTCGCAGCCACCGGGAGACGTTGTCCAGGCTGTGACTGCCCcgcttccccatcccactgccaGGAGGACCAGAAGCAGGGAGAGACCAGGGAGCGGGGCCTCCATCTCAGCGGTGGCACTCCTGCGGAGATGGAGACAGAGGTGAGAAGGTCAAAAGCTGCAGACCACTCATCCTGAAAGACCCAAGTTTTCCCAGGGAGCCCATCATGGCAGCAGTGATCCTTGTGCACGGCTGGCCTCCTGCCCATGGCTGCTGCCCGCTCCCATCATTGCCCCCAGGAGCACCCAGAGGCGATGGGCTCCCAACATGCCATAGTGGTGACCACTGTGCCCCGCGAGACCTGGGCCACCACAAGCTCCCCATGGAGAAACAGTGAAGAGCCCTTGCACCAAGCCCACCCGCCCCAGCAGGAGCCCTCGTGGGGGTCCACCAAGGAGAGCCTGGAGGGCAGAAGAGAGGGGACGGGGAGGTGGCAGCCCGGTCCCCACACAAGACAGCGCACATGGGAAAGGCACTGTCGTCACTGCACAGCTGCTCGGAAACGCCACTGAACTGCAACCCTTGAGCAGAGGCTTCCCCCCTAGCCAGGGCTCAGGTACCCCCTCTCTGGTGCCAAATACTCCCCTGGGGGACACCGACCCAGCCACCACCAAGTCCTCTCCAGCACCCATCCCTGCCAGAGGTCCTCCCAGGGAAGCAGAGGCTGTCCAGCACAAAGTACCCCATTACTAACTTGGTGGAACTGGAGCTGACGGCATTTGCATCTGGGGAAAAGCTGAACCTCAGGCAAATGAGCAGCGAGGTCTTGTCGAGGGCTCAGTAAGTGGCGTTTTCATAACTGCCAGAGCTTGAAGAAGAAATGGGGGGTTATTTTTGGCAGCCCAGGTAGCCAGAGGCTTGCAGCACAGAGGGAGCAGGGGACACATCCTGGGTTGTCTCCTTCCTTGGGACAGCCAAAAGCATTAAGCTGGTGTATTATCAAAGTGGCATTCATTAATCTGGTGGTGATGGAGAAGAagcccctcttccccaggctggaGCTGATGCACAGCAGCTTGCGCCCTCCCGAGCCCTTGGTCTCCAGCAGTGCCTTGCACTCGGGCACAGTGGCAGGAGAGGGACCCTGCTGTGTCCTCGCTGCATCCAAAAACCAGGGACTTTGGCTCTGCCTCACCTTCGGCCCCTGAACCCCTCCGCAGAAGCTCGCGCTTTCCTTCACCCAGCTCAGCCTTTCTTTGCTGCCCAGCGTTGGGTCTCCTCCAACATGAGAAGTGCCTCTATCCTCCCACAGTCCTCCCTGGGGCTGCGGGGATGGTGTCTGCCCAGCcagaagagcaggcagcagcaccggCAGGAAACCTctgcccacagccccacagAGGAGCCCACATGCAAGAGGTCTGGGAGCGCCCAGGGTGCTCCCCACAGTGCACGCCAGGCCCAGCACCAGCCCACACAGCCATGGCTCTTGCGAGTGGGGGCATTAGCGACACACAGCCACCATGGATCTTCAAGCTGGCATGGGGGGCTCCCCAAAAACCCCCAGTGGGGTTTTCCCCCCAGCAGAGGTATTGGGGGGCAGTTACTCACCGCGTGGAGTGGTGCACAGGGTTTGCCACAACTCATCCTGCAGCCGACGGCCTCTCCGGCTGTGCTCGGTGGGGTCTCTTGGGGCTAAGGGTAGGTGCAACCCACTGGGTTTCTCTCCCACCCGCTTTCTCGCTTAGCACTAATATAGCCTTTGCGGAAGGAGCTAACGGAAACTGCAGTCACATGGAGGCAGAGAGCGTGGCCAGGCACTTCGCTTACTGATCTCAGCACTTACAACCCAGGTCATGCACTCGCAAACAGCTCCCCAGCAAGGAGGAACCGTGGGGgccgggcaggcagggagggggatgCTAGGGGGAACTGGCCTCCACCAAGGGTCACACAGCTCCTggctctcctgctgctcccagggacAAGCCATCTCTGGGGACAACCCTTGCACTGTGACTCCTCtgcacagctccagcagcaaaacCCCTGCAAGGGTTTCAGGCAGCAGAGCTAGTGacccggggcaggggggaggaggaggttcTTGCCTGCGGAGCCATGCCACTGACCCTGCCGGGGCTCAAGAAAAGCCACCAGCTGCATGGCGCTCCCCTGCATGGTGCCTATTCCCATCGTGCCCCTCTAGTCTCCCACTTGCCTccagtgcccagcacagggGCTTCAACAGGAGCCAAGTGATGCGCTTCCTGCGGGGGAAGAAGAAGGTGCTGTTCTTTCCCATTGCATCCCAAGCCAAGGTTGAACATCTCCCCACATGTCAAGTCCTCGCTTTGGGACACCAGCACCCAGCCCCTTGCATTGTCTAGGTGAGATTCAGGATGCTCAGATCCCACCGCCCACAGACCTTTGGGTCTCCTGGGTCTGCTCGGGATTTTGGCAAACCCAGCACTCAGGGTGCAAGCCAGACCCATCTGGATACAGGGACCTCCCAGGTGCCGACCCCTATGTGAAAATCAGCATAAATGGCTTTTCCCACAACTACCAAGGCAGAGAGCGAGACAAAAATCCACATTTCCAAGGCAATATGAACAGGGGGgcccccttcctcctcaccccccTCTACCCCAGCTCTCCACCGCCCTTCCCACCCCATGCCTACCCTCTCCCAGGGTCCTCATGCACACCCCAAATCCCCAGCAAATCCAGCCACTGAGGAGGGATAATGGTTTGCCTGGATTTACCTAGCTGGGAAAGAGTTCAAAACTATGGAGAAAGGATTCAGCCCTGCAACAGAATCCTGTCCGGTGGGATCAGCAGGTACCGCCCTGCAACATCCATGCTCCACGTCCCAGGCACTGGTGCCAATGGGACCTTCTGCAGCAGTCAGGAGATGAACCATGTTATTGCGGCACACCAAGCACCTCACCAAGGGATATCACAGCCTGGGTCACCCCCACCTGCCACACCAAGTGGCCCCCAAACTCCTGCACCCAGCACAAATGACTGGGGAGATAGTTTTTACCctaaatttcatttcttctctggaAGGAGACTGAGCTCTCTCATATCACTCACAAAAAAGCCCTGTGGTTTCATTTCCTCCATTTTCAAGGAAGTTTGAATGTATAAaaatcaagaaggaaaagagagaagctcTCCTCATCCAAGTGAACTGGAGCAGAAGGCAGaagctctgcagcagggcaaAATTCCCATGGCGTTGCTCAAGGTCACACAAAGGGCTGAGACGGGCTGATGATTACAAACCTGCTCCTCATCCTCAAAACCCTGCCATGAGCCCAACCCGCACCAAAACCACTCATCTGATGCTTGGAGACACAGGAGCCGGCAGAGATTCACCCCAGGGCTGGGAAGTCCTGAAGCTGTAAAACTTGAGCATCCTCACCTGTGGCAATACTCCACTCTCAGGTGATCTGGAGACTCCTGGGAGACCTTCCGATGAGATAACCTTCATGTGATGCCACCAAACAAGGTGATGCCCCAAGGGTCAAACCAGCTTCCTCCCTGCAGTCCAGGAGGagatgggagagaaaacaaCGTGCTTCATCCTCAGCCCATCGCTTTGGCCAACCAAAGCCAAGCCACCATGTCCCCCTTTTCGCAGCAGCAAAGGTGCTTGCTGAGGGGGCACCATGGGGTGGGAAAGCCCCCGCACTGCCCAGCCATGTTTCGCCCACCCTGTCCTCCTCAGAAAGCGGCCACACACCagggctgctccctgcagagcagctacTGGCTCCgtgctggggcagctggcagcagccttGCATTTCACACTTTCCCCACATCCTGCAGCCGgacagttttgaaaacatccCAAAGCTActgcttcctcccctcctcttcctctcaaGCAGCATCATGCCCCCACCCAGCCCTCCCAGTAAGGACTGGGTGTGTGCTTTGAGggttctttatttattttttaataccagCATCGTAAAGGGATAGGGATTgagctgccaggagctgctcGTCTGATCAGCTCTTCCTGAAGCTCCAGTCCAGCTCAACAGCACTGGTGGATTAAACTGAAGGAGATTCAGCCACTTGGAGCAGTGTCCACACATGCAGCTGCAATTACTGCAGCTGTAGGAAAGGACTGGGAATCCCCATACGGTTTTACACGCAGTGAGCTTCCTCCATTCCTcccatctcctcttccctccaaaCCATCTTTTTCCCCTTAACAAGCCTCAAACTGTCAAGCACAAACCAAGAGAAAAGTTGCAATGAGAGGGCAGCCTCCCGGTCACCCCTGGACTGCTGCACCCAGCACAGGACCccatgggaaaggaaaaactgcaacagaaaacagcaaactCATCACTGCACCTCGACGTGCCCcttgttttcctgcagaaaatgtgatttcttcCTCAGTGGAAGCACCAAGAGAAAGGTCACTCACGGTTCACACACCAGCAGGCCCACAGCCTCGGACAAGTTggggcaaagcaaaacagaaatgtttctccATGGGCTTCCTCTACTCCCACTGCAATGGAGAACTGGACAGAAATAAACAAGTCGTTCTGCAAGGGATGATGGTGCAAAGCATCCCTGGAAAGCCTCCTGCTCTGGTTAGTCTCTAGCATTTTGCTAACAAGGAGAGGATGCagagagcaaagggaaaaaggCACAGGGAGAAGAACCAGCCACTCTGGGAAATGAGCCTGGGAAGGCTTAGAGAAATACTTACAGAAACATCACCATCTCCAGGCTCATGGGAAGCTGCAAATggcattacagaaaatattaggTAGGCTCGAGCAACCAACTCTGTTGCAGCAGAATCTCGCCTGTTGGACCTCATCAGACAGGGAGGAGCGGCTGCATGGTGAAGAA from Aquila chrysaetos chrysaetos chromosome 10, bAquChr1.4, whole genome shotgun sequence harbors:
- the NRROS gene encoding transforming growth factor beta activator LRRC33, giving the protein MEAPLPGLSLLLVLLAVGWGSGAVTAWTTSPGGCELVQSTADCTGRWLSSVPGNLRGDTEELLLDDNTIQVLGNASLLSYQQLRRLSLTKNRLELIKPGVFLSSQGLHALSLADNLLFTNYSLTAAALSALPALRTLDLAGNRLTEDMVSVLVWNLSSLESLSVARNIIMRLDSSVFTNLTQLLELNLEKNYIFEIDQAFEGLQRLQRLNIAYNYLPCVVEFSLTQLRELNVSNNVIEWFLALESDDLFELEVLDLSHNRLLFFPVLPRQSKLHSLLLKDNEMSFYQRLPNGTSLVDVTVQFLLIDGNSTNITTVSLWDEICHSNLSSLHLLDMSQNQVWYLPEGFLAQMPSLTHLKLNQNCLETFQLLEGDPLAMLTELDLSQNQLVELGAEVGAGNILPNLQLFNLSTNRLQVLPPGVFAYTRKITTVDLSRNRVNLCPQPAVAGEAETPPCVDIRGVKTLTHLSLAGCGLRGLGGHPFQGTSLMHLDLSDNHQALSGDLGWLQDLALTLQVLSLRNTSLSSTAMDFSAFNSLVRLDLSGNSLSVFPSSLGILKLLSLDLRDNCLPALPPDVAQMPLGKSLQEVYLSQNPYNCCTLGWWDSLQRVKGLHIPDGQEMTCSYASRTLSPRALPEPVLWSCRWQTADLALLYLVLALPTCLTLLVAFAVVFLTLKQKLLKMVKSRCGVSTPY